The DNA segment CAATTATATCGTTCAACAAGTATAACGTATACGTGCATAATCATTTTCCGTACTTTAAGTTTTTATAAGGTCGCCAATAGTTCAAccaaaaagtgcaaaaaattaTTGCAGTTAAAGAATGATTCGTTCATATCTGACACCAGTATGTCCATATCACATAAGAAAGGGAGTGGCTACTGGCACTTGTCAAAGCCAATATTATGAATTGTGCTACttacttgtattttatttttcagtatatTGTGTACAAAAGTAACATTAAACTCATGGTTACCATATCACAAATCtcttttttgaaataaactgtATTGTGACAGTTCTTTAACAAAATTCATACAAATTCAACCCTGAAACAACAAAGACGAAATAAAAGCGTTTGATTtagaatttattttacaatgatcTGTACTACTTTTTATTTTGCACTCTTTCTTCCATTGCATTATGGGTAAAATCTCAGCATATCAGCACACGTTGAGGAGTTCAAAGTACACTTCATTAGAATTCAGATTCGTCAAAGTACCAATTCCAAGTCTGACTATTTCACTCTTTTCATCTTGTATTCCATTGATTTACCCTTTGAATGTATAGTctgaaaaatatgatatgaatCTATAACACAAGGCgtacaatagatataaactactgttgtctttattaaaCTGCAAttaagatgtaaatttttaacttttcgtattatgttttttgtttgtgtaattagatttttttcatagattCGACCAATCGTGTAGTCACGTGATTTTTACTTACGAATGATATCGAAAAAGCATTCATTGGCAATTACCGACTTTCAGCAAAAAGCAGACGACTAAATAGTGTCGCATACAACCAAATCTAAAAACCTTGCAGTTTCAAAAAGTCCGAACACCAATTCTGAAAACtatgtaaattaaaatacacaaaCATTGTAGGACgccagttttctcgtttgaaaattgttttacattaattttgtcattttttattccTGTCTATGCGATATGgactttgcttattgttgatggccgtacgctgacctatatatattaatttctgtgtcatctgGTCGCTTATGGAacaattggcaatcatatcacatctccttttttaaattgtattttttttacttactaCAGTCATACTATCACCCGATATTTGACGAACTATTTTATAACTTCTCCATTCACCATCTTCCATATTACTTTGTTCAGATTCTTGAACCTCGTTGTCGTTTTTAACCTCTAATACAACCTATAAAAACACATAATAACGCGACAAATCGACTATTGTATTTATAAGGTAATTGCTTGACATTACaataccaaaaattaaaaaaagaaaaattaaaacgaAAGGAAGGAAAATCATTTGTATTGAACGAGCCCAGCGTAGGTTTCAAAGTTGATTTTGTCTGTTCAATGTAATTGTAGATGCCAAAATGGCCATACTGTGAGTTTaaatcattgttgaagaccgtacgatgGCCTATATCAATTTGTTTCTGAGTCActtggtcttttgtggaaagttatctcataagcaatcatatttgagttgattgaacttcaaaaTGATCAAAAAATACATTGACCAAAAGTTTGAACCTGAAGCTGGAAAGACGGACGAAAGGACGAACAAACATACGAACGCAcagaacgaaaaaaaatatgctacTAAGTGGGACatacaaaaaattacattataactCACCTAATCATCAGTGCTAATGGAATTGAACATCTtctacattgtattttaattcaaataattttggaGTTTCCACAgcaattctttttatttaatttttcatatctccATTCACACATGGGTGAGGCGGGTTgggaaataaaataaagttcacCATTAATATGTCAAAAAGATTAAACTGAATTATTgcttcttttgtatttttattaccTTGATATCAGAGCCGTCCAGGTTTTTATCAGCGAACTCTTTTCCTACTTCAATAACATGTGTCTTTTCTCCTTCTAAGGTAGAGTTGGAGTGGATAACAGTCCAAACATTTCCTTTGACATCAAATTTGCTTGTAGTGGAAGCGTTTCTAAAACTGTCTTTTGCCTCTTTCAATcctttaaacataaaaaaaaaagcttcttTCTAAAGGGATGGGTTTGTagtagatattttatttatgagaTAAATCAGAAATAAGCTTTCGTAAGCCAATTTTAACAAATCGTTCGTGTGAACAGAGCTTAAAGCCGACTATAATTggtaactatataaaaaaaaaaaagaagatgttaaatgattgccaattagacaatcCTCTACaagaaacaaaatgacacagaaattaacaactttgggtcaccgtacggtcttcaacaatgaccaaaccccatactgcatagtcagctataaaaggccccgaaattattaatgtgaaaaattcaaacgagaaaactaacggcttaatttatgtacaaaatatgaacgaaaaacaaatatgcaacacattaacaaacggcaaccactaaattacagactcctgacttaagacaggcACTTACAAACCAGAATTTGGTAGGgttctcaaccctccccctaacctagGAAAGAGGTGTCCATAACAGTACGAACTATCAAAATGAGTTGAAAAAGGCATAACTCttcagatggatacaaaaacTACAAATACACAGATTGGACGGagccgggtacttgtatatccaaacaacaaaaagatcggagagtactcgcagttactgacagctagttcaaatacattaacaactaataaaaaaaaatcatgcatctatgACTAAATTCATTAGATTTGGTGGATAGTTttttcattggtaatcataccacatccccttatgtttatattaaaatagtaTGTATAACTTCGATTTAGGTGTGATTCttttaaataactaaaaaagaataataataaaaatattaaatttggtGCGTTTAGAGGGCTTTTCTGAGTGTAGCTTATATAACTTAGAAACGCCCCCaaccaaaaatatatataggttACGAGGCTTTATAAATCTtataaccaaaacaaacaataaaagaaaaaaaatggttaaccCCTATAAATCTACAAATGCAACCGAATGACGCATAGGAATAGAAAGGGGTAGATAGATTATGGTTATGGTTtctatatattaataaagtGCTGCAAGATCTTCGAAAACTTGTCGGCGACAACATGGCGGGAGATAAACGCGACGAGGAACCATACAATTTCCGGTAAATTGATTGGTATTTGATTTCAGGTAAATTAGTTCCCTGATGGGTATCCT comes from the Mytilus trossulus isolate FHL-02 chromosome 3, PNRI_Mtr1.1.1.hap1, whole genome shotgun sequence genome and includes:
- the LOC134709349 gene encoding uncharacterized protein LOC134709349 — its product is MAYFNGTWFHDGSKDGWERYDEFMDLMGLKEAKDSFRNASTTSKFDVKGNVWTVIHSNSTLEGEKTHVIEVGKEFADKNLDGSDIKVVLEVKNDNEVQESEQSNMEDGEWRSYKIVRQISGDSMTVTIHSKGKSMEYKMKRVK